The Candidatus Deferrimicrobium sp. genome segment ACGATCACCTGGACCGCCGCGAGGAAGTGGGCCTGTCGCAACACGAAAAGGGCCGCCACCGCGAACAGCGTGAGAATCAGGTAGAGCGCGGACGACATCGGGTGCTTCCGCGTCACCACCATGATCGCCCCGCAGACCGCGATCGCGCCGAACAGGATGAAGAGAACCGTTTCCATCGTTCCCCTACTTCTCCAACAGCGTGTCAATCGTGAAGATAAGCTTCTCCCGGGTGTCGTCGGGGGGGGTGAACCACCCGGTGTCCATCCGTATGGCGTCGCACGGGCACGCTTCCACGCACATGCCGCAGAAGATGCACCGGAGCATATCGATGTCGAACCGGACCGGGTACTTCTCCACGGCCGGGTCGGGCGACTCCCCCGCCACGATCGTGATGCACTTCGCCGGGCACGCCGTCGCGCAGCAGAAGCACGCCACGCACCGGGGAGCTCCGTTCTCCCGCTTCATCAGCCGATGTCGCCCCCGGAACCGGGGAGGCATCTCCCGCCGCACCTCGGGGTACTCG includes the following:
- a CDS encoding NADH-quinone oxidoreductase subunit I, which encodes MTIGVKKVARPREMSFPESLYLVEIVKGLGVTMGHLLSNIVRQEGIKTIEYPEVRREMPPRFRGRHRLMKRENGAPRCVACFCCATACPAKCITIVAGESPDPAVEKYPVRFDIDMLRCIFCGMCVEACPCDAIRMDTGWFTPPDDTREKLIFTIDTLLEK